In Musa acuminata AAA Group cultivar baxijiao chromosome BXJ3-9, Cavendish_Baxijiao_AAA, whole genome shotgun sequence, a single genomic region encodes these proteins:
- the LOC103996670 gene encoding exocyst complex component EXO70B1, translating into MAAAAARADGQEKVIAAAKHIVSSLATSKNAAEDMIRILSGFDNRLSTINDLFAPSSDRSGGGADVDGYARDLSVAELRLEAAQKVVLRWDASDSLLWESCPGDAEEYLAAVDCLISLAELSTSTGAGAGAAEDLVGRAEIALQMAMSRLGEEFRHLMVRNAVPLDSNDLCSSIRRLSLSFASDSGDAIEDFESSVDDEHHHQQPTPQQEEGSPEDRSGSSLMDDRNLDLIHPEVVADLKAIADRMIEAKYDREHRHVYCTVRRDILDEYLSILGVDRISIEEVQRIEWRMLDDKMKKWIQAVKIVVRVLLWGERRLCDQILAASEELREECFAETTKGFVMQLLNFGDAIVICQRSSEKLFRILDMYEALADVLPDLHALFAADPKDLICDEADGILKRLGDAVKGTLMEFGNAIQKEPSRKPTQGGEIHPMTRYVMNYVKFLVVYINTLNILLDDGGVCGTDEGCSEGWENKNTDGENFENMTPLGRRMLLIISYLESNLDEKSKVYEDGAMRYIFLMNNILYIVNKVKDSELGRLLGDHWIRRHRSQIRQYATSYLRTSWTKVLSCLKDDGYGSGSSSSISKVALKEKFKNFNMAFEEIYRVQTTWKVPDPQLREELRISISEKVIPAYRSFMGRFGGQLEGGRHGKYIKYTSDDLESHLSDLFEGLPGLTPRKKT; encoded by the coding sequence ATGGCGGCGGCCGCGGCGCGGGCCGATGGCCAGGAGAAGGTGATCGCTGCGGCGAAGCACATCGTCAGCAGCCTCGCCACCTCGAAGAACGCTGCCGAGGACATGATCCGCATCCTTTCCGGCTTCGACAACCGCCTCTCCACCATCAATGACCTATTCGCCCCTTCTTCGGACCGCAGCGGCGGAGGCGCCGACGTTGATGGCTATGCCCGTGACCTCTCCGTGGCTGAGCTCCGCCTCGAGGCCGCCCAGAAGGTGGTTCTTCGCTGGGACGCCTCCGATTCCCTCTTGTGGGAATCCTGCCCTGGGGACGCTGAGGAGTACCTTGCCGCTGTCGATTGTCTCATCTCCCTAGCCGAACTAAGCACCTCCAccggcgccggcgccggcgcTGCGGAAGACCTCGTCGGTCGTGCGGAGATTGCACTTCAGATGGCAATGTCCCGCCTTGGGGAGGAGTTCCGCCACCTGATGGTCCGCAACGCCGTCCCCCTTGACTCTAACGACCTCTGCTCCTCCATTCGccgcctctccctctccttcgcCTCTGACAGCGGTGATGCTATAGAGGACTTTGAGAGCTCTGTTGACGATGAACATCACCACCAGCAGCCAACACCGCAGCAGGAGGAGGGCAGCCCTGAGGATAGGTCTGGAAGCAGCCTGATGGATGATCGGAACTTAGATCTGATCCATCCTGAAGTTGTTGCCGATCTGAAGGCGATCGCAGACAGAATGATCGAGGCCAAGTATGACAGAGAGCACCGTCATGTTTACTGCACCGTCAGACGGGACATTCTCGATGAGTACCTCTCCATTCTTGGTGTCGATCGGATTAGCATTGAGGAGGTTCAGAGAATCGAGTGGCGGATGCTCGATGACAAGATGAAGAAGTGGATTCAGGCTGTGAAGATTGTCGTTCGTGTTTTGCTCTGGGGTGAGAGACGGCTCTGTGACCAAATTCTTGCTGCCTCGGAGGAGCTCAGGGAGGAGTGCTTTGCAGAGACCACCAAGGGGTTTGTCATGCAGCTACTAAATTTTGGGGATGCCATTGTGATATGTCAGCGATCATCAGAGAAGCTCTTTCGTATTCTCGATATGTATGAGGCCCTCGCTGATGTTTTGCCAGATCTCCATGCCCTATTTGCCGCAGACCCAAAGGACCTCATATGTGACGAGGCTGATGGGATTCTGAAGAGGTTGGGTGATGCAGTAAAAGGGACTCTCATGGAGTTTGGAAATGCAATTCAAAAGGAGCCATCTCGGAAGCCAACACAGGGAGGTGAGATCCATCCCATGACCCGTTATGTGATGAACTATGTAAAATTTCTTGTTGTTTACATCAATACGTTAAATATCCTTTTGGATGATGGTGGAGTGTGTGGCACTGACGAGGGTTGTTCTGAAGGTTGGGAGAACAAAAACACTGATGGAGAGAATTTTGAGAATATGACTCCATTAGGTCGTCGCATGCTTTTGATAATCTCATATTTAGAATCTAATCTGGATGAAAAATCTAAAGTTTATGAAGATGGAGCAATGCGGTATATATTTTTGATGAACAATATACTCTATATAGTCAACAAAGTAAAGGATTCAGAGCTTGGGAGGCTTTTGGGAGACCATTGGATAAGGAGGCATCGCAGCCAAATTCGGCAGTATGCCACAAGCTACCTTAGGACTTCATGGACAAAAGTGTTGTCTTGTTTGAAGGATGATGGATATGGAAGTGGGAGCTCGAGTAGCATCTCAAAGGTTGCTCTCAAGGAGAAGTTCAAGAACTTTAACATGGCATTTGAAGAAATATACAGGGTTCAGACGACTTGGAAGGTTCCAGATCCTCAGCTTCGAGAAGAATTGAGGATTTCTATATCAGAAAAGGTTATCCCAGCTTATCGCTCTTTTATGGGAAGGTTTGGTGGTCAATTAGAGGGCGGAAGGCATGGAAAATACATAAAGTACACGTCAGATGATTTGGAGAGTCATCTTTCAGATTTATTTGAAGGGTTACCAGGACTCACTCCGAGAAAAAAAACTTAG
- the LOC135649621 gene encoding sialyltransferase-like protein 2 translates to MRILQLGLLVALASGVAAILIYIVGLSNPYDRSRVMVDDLRALKALQSGFKKCVDANGLGLQALVSQDYCQVTIQYPRDTVPKWRDPKTGELEGLSFDFNLCEAVATWEQVRNSSTILTKEFIDALPNGWEEYAWRRINKGIHLDRCKNRTLCMEKLSLVLPETPPFVSRQFERCAVIGNSGDLLKTNFGEEIDDYDAVVRENGAPIQNYTKNVGRKSTFRLLNRGSAKALDKVAELDETKEEVLIIKTTIHDVMNKMIREVPIRNKVYLMLGASFGSSAKGTGLKALEFALSICETVDMYGFTVDPGYKEWTRYFSESRQGHTPLHGRTYYQMMECLGLIKIHSPMRANFSRVVNWLPNESILNAARTASEKILRRIGAGMSDPFGACSIIKKRPKGKSPLISGLRKAAMKHQSYVKGASMYPLERNTGNGMLCMVPDMT, encoded by the exons ATGCGGATCTTGCAGCTAGGTTTGTTGGTCGCTCTCGCGTCGGGAGTCGCCGCAATCCTCATCTACATCGTCGGACTCTCCAATCCCT ATGACAGGTCTAGGGTTATGGTGGATGATCTGAGGGCGTTGAAGGCTTTGCAGAGTGGATTCAAGAAGTGCGTG GATGCTAATGGTTTAGGATTACAAGCTCTGGTCAGCCAGGACTACTGTCAAGTTACGATTCAGTACCCTAGAGATACAGTGCCAAAGTGG AGGGATCCAAAAACTGGAGAACTTGAAGGCTTATCATTTGATTTCAACCTCTGTGAAGCAGTTGCTACATGGGAGCAG GTTCGCAATAGTTCTACCATACTCACAAAAGAGTTTATTGATGCTTTACCAAATGGATGGGAGGAATATGCATGGCGGAGGATCAACAAAGGAATACATCT TGACCGGTGCAAGAATAGGACATTATGCATGGAAAAACTTTCTTTAGTACTCCCTGAAACACCACCTTTTGTGTCTCGGCAATTTGAACGATGTGCTGTCATTGGTAATTCTGGAGACCTTCTAAAAACAAATTTTGGGGAAGAAATAGATGATTATGATGCTGTTGTTAGAGAAAATGGAGCTCCAATCCAG AACTACACAAAAAATGTTGGTCGGAAAAGTACATTTCGTCTTCTTAATAGAGGATCTGCCAAGGCACTTGACAAAGTTGCAGAATTAGATG AAACTAAGGAGGAGGTCCTGATCATCAAAACCACTATTCATGATGTCATGAATAAAATGATTCGG GAAGTCCCTATTAGGAACAAAGTATACCTCATGTTAGGGGCATCATTTGGCTCTTCAGCGAAAGGAACAGGGCTTAAGGCTCTTGAATTTGCTTTATCCATCTGTGAGACTGTTGACATGTATGGTTTCACAGTGGATCCAGGATACAAGGAATG GACAAGATACTTTTCAGAGTCTAGGCAGGGGCATACTCCACTTCATGGTAGGACATATTATCAGATGATGGAGTGTTTAGGA CTTATTAAGATCCACTCTCCAATGCGGGCCAATTTTAGTAGGGTAGTTAACTGGTTACCAAATGAGAGCATACTTAATGCTGCTCGAACTGCATCTGAAAAAATTTTGAG GAGGATTGGAGCTGGGATGAGTGACCCATTTGGTGCATGTTCTATCATAAAGAAGCGTCCCAAAGGAAAGTCTCCACTAATCTCCGGCCTAAGAAAGGCTGCTATGAAGCATCAGAGCTATGTGAAAGGTGCATCTATGTATCCTCTGGAAAGAAACACTGGAAATGGTATGCTGTGTATGGTGCCAGACATGACTTAG